From one Bacteroides intestinalis DSM 17393 genomic stretch:
- a CDS encoding YtxH domain-containing protein, translating into METSKSNFLIGLAIGSAIGALAQRFSRTAKAKMLKKKIHNAMAKIADRAESLAETVRDKALDASTKTADKVADATFDVAEKADTLKSKVHAAALEAKK; encoded by the coding sequence ATGGAAACTAGTAAATCTAACTTTTTGATTGGGCTGGCAATAGGTTCGGCCATCGGAGCACTTGCTCAACGTTTTTCACGTACGGCAAAAGCCAAGATGCTAAAAAAGAAAATTCATAATGCCATGGCAAAGATTGCCGATCGTGCTGAAAGCCTTGCAGAAACCGTGAGAGACAAAGCACTGGATGCAAGTACCAAAACCGCCGACAAGGTTGCAGATGCGACCTTTGACGTTGCCGAAAAGGCTGACACTCTGAAAAGTAAAGTCCATGCAGCTGCTTTAGAAGCCAAAAAATAG
- a CDS encoding histidine-type phosphatase — MKGLLLIGIFMFCPVSILWGQDRIQQYAGTAMPYPVVKDSSGFFQDSMVPFYVNHLGRHGARFPTSGKALNRVKEILELARRENRLTSGGVTLLSTIQNLSETFDGQWGKLSVVGEEEQRGIARRMIERYPQLFSDSVKVQAIATYVPRCIHSMDAFLACMVEFNSSLHIQRNEGKQYNDILRFFDLNQSYVDYKENGDWRPIYETFVRRKISPASVMENFFLESGQETDKEAEEFVMALFSIAAILPDTGTPINLDGLFTIGEWDNYWQTQNLRQYMSKSSSPVGRMLPVAIAWPLLSEFIHSADEVIKGKSDTRANFRFAHAETVIPFVALMGVEGTDVKVVVPDSVSKYWKDYEIAPMAANVQWIFYHDKALEIWVKFLLNEKEMTLPVSTSRFPYYRWETVCMYLKKRVEMAKKVLESFSDNCK; from the coding sequence ATGAAAGGATTATTGTTAATTGGAATTTTTATGTTTTGCCCCGTTTCCATCTTATGGGGACAGGATAGGATACAACAATACGCAGGGACAGCCATGCCGTATCCTGTTGTGAAAGACTCGTCTGGCTTTTTTCAGGATAGTATGGTTCCGTTTTATGTTAACCATTTGGGGAGACATGGAGCGCGTTTTCCAACTTCAGGAAAGGCTTTGAATAGAGTGAAGGAGATTCTGGAATTGGCTCGACGAGAAAATAGGCTAACATCAGGAGGAGTAACCTTGCTTTCTACAATACAGAATCTATCGGAAACTTTTGACGGACAATGGGGGAAGTTATCAGTGGTGGGAGAGGAGGAACAACGGGGTATTGCCAGACGTATGATAGAACGCTATCCACAGTTATTCAGTGATTCTGTCAAAGTGCAGGCAATTGCGACATATGTTCCCCGTTGTATACATAGTATGGATGCATTTCTTGCTTGTATGGTAGAGTTTAATTCTTCTTTACACATACAACGCAATGAAGGGAAGCAATATAATGATATTCTTCGTTTCTTCGATTTAAACCAATCTTATGTTGATTATAAAGAAAATGGTGATTGGCGTCCTATATACGAGACTTTTGTGCGACGAAAGATTTCTCCTGCTTCTGTTATGGAAAACTTCTTTCTGGAATCAGGACAGGAAACAGATAAGGAGGCAGAGGAATTTGTCATGGCTTTATTCTCCATTGCTGCCATACTACCAGATACAGGTACTCCGATAAATTTGGATGGTCTTTTCACAATAGGTGAATGGGATAATTACTGGCAGACTCAGAATTTGCGACAATATATGAGTAAAAGTTCTTCGCCGGTTGGGCGAATGTTGCCTGTTGCAATTGCATGGCCTCTGCTATCAGAATTTATTCATTCAGCTGATGAAGTGATAAAGGGCAAGTCGGATACCAGGGCGAACTTTCGTTTTGCTCATGCAGAGACAGTTATTCCTTTTGTAGCATTAATGGGTGTAGAAGGAACGGATGTTAAAGTTGTTGTTCCTGATTCTGTATCTAAATATTGGAAAGATTATGAGATTGCTCCGATGGCTGCTAATGTACAGTGGATTTTTTATCATGACAAGGCTCTAGAAATATGGGTGAAATTTCTTTTGAATGAAAAAGAAATGACACTTCCTGTTTCAACTTCCCGTTTTCCTTATTATCGATGGGAAACTGTCTGCATGTATTTAAAGAAACGGGTTGAAATGGCGAAAAAGGTACTTGAATCTTTTTCAGATAATTGTAAATAA
- a CDS encoding mechanosensitive ion channel family protein — translation MLEREIWGNTLEDWGISILIILGTIVLMKLISFLSRKVLNPFITRTNNRLDDIIYYSLESPVKFAIMLLGIWIAIHRLVSPDSFVKVIDNAYKILIILDITWIFARLSSSLLQIYWGRQSDGQNNKMMPIIRRTILVIVWIIGLVMALSNIGVNIGALLGTLGIGGIAFALAAQDTVKNVFGAFTILTDKPFNIGDTIRVDNIEGTVIDVGVRSTKIMDYNKRIITFPNYKVTDASIINISSEPMRRVVLKLGLTYNTTSEKMKEALNILKAIPKRIENVSSKPSDTTAVFTEYTDSALNIMYIYFIEKQGDILMVTSNVNMEILDSFNKAGIDFAFPTRTIYVEKDELADLAKEKK, via the coding sequence ATGTTAGAAAGAGAAATCTGGGGAAATACTTTAGAAGACTGGGGTATTTCCATACTTATTATTTTAGGAACAATTGTTTTGATGAAGTTAATATCATTCCTCAGCAGAAAAGTACTCAATCCATTTATCACCCGTACCAATAATCGGCTGGATGATATAATTTATTATTCTTTAGAATCGCCCGTCAAGTTTGCAATTATGTTATTAGGTATTTGGATAGCTATTCACAGGCTTGTTTCTCCGGATAGTTTTGTAAAAGTAATAGATAATGCTTACAAGATACTGATTATTCTGGATATCACATGGATATTTGCCCGATTATCCAGTAGTTTATTGCAAATCTACTGGGGACGACAATCGGATGGACAAAACAACAAAATGATGCCCATTATCAGACGGACAATACTGGTCATTGTGTGGATAATCGGTCTTGTAATGGCCTTAAGTAATATTGGAGTCAATATTGGTGCATTATTAGGTACTCTGGGTATTGGAGGTATCGCATTTGCCTTAGCAGCCCAAGACACTGTAAAAAATGTGTTCGGCGCTTTCACTATATTGACAGATAAGCCTTTCAACATAGGTGATACGATTCGCGTGGATAATATCGAAGGCACTGTGATTGATGTTGGAGTTCGAAGTACAAAAATCATGGACTACAATAAACGTATCATCACTTTCCCTAATTATAAAGTTACAGATGCTTCTATCATAAATATCTCTTCCGAACCGATGCGTCGAGTCGTCTTGAAACTTGGATTGACATACAACACAACATCCGAAAAAATGAAAGAAGCTTTAAATATACTGAAAGCCATTCCTAAAAGAATAGAAAATGTATCTTCCAAACCATCAGATACCACAGCTGTTTTTACAGAATACACAGACTCTGCACTGAACATCATGTACATATATTTTATAGAAAAACAGGGAGATATTTTAATGGTAACTTCAAATGTAAATATGGAGATTCTAGACTCATTCAATAAAGCAGGCATTGATTTCGCATTCCCAACACGAACGATTTACGTTGAAAAGGATGAATTGGCTGATTTGGCAAAAGAGAAAAAATAG
- a CDS encoding alpha-amylase — protein sequence MENGVMMQYFEWNLPNDGKLWKQLREDASHLHEIGVTAIWIPPAYKADEQQDEGYATYDLYDLGEFEQKGTVRTKYGTKDELKEMIDELHKNKIAVYLDVVLNHKAGGDFTEKFMVVEVDPGQRNKALGKPYEIQGWTGYSFHGRKDKYSDFKWHYYHFSGTGFDDARKRSGIFQIQGEGKAWSDGVDGENGNYDFLLCNDIDLDHPEVVAELNRWGKWVSNELDLDGMRLDAIKHMKDQFVAQFLDTVRSERGDDFYAVGEYWNGDLETLDNYLEAVGHKVNLFDVPLHYNMFQASQEGKDYDLRNILKNTLVEHHCELAVTFVDNHDSQHGSSLESQVEDWFKPLAYGLIFMMKDGYPCLFYGDYYGMKGEKSPHTKIIDILLNARKKYAYGDQVDYFDHPSTVGFIRTGDGEHVNSGLVFLISNDEAGSKTMCLGKEHAGEVWCEITGSIPDEVTLDKEGNGEFSVDARNLAVWVKKA from the coding sequence ATGGAAAATGGAGTAATGATGCAGTATTTTGAGTGGAATCTTCCGAATGACGGAAAGTTGTGGAAACAGTTGAGAGAGGATGCGTCGCATCTACATGAAATAGGTGTGACAGCGATCTGGATACCACCTGCATATAAAGCAGATGAACAGCAGGATGAAGGATATGCTACTTATGATTTGTATGATTTGGGTGAGTTTGAACAAAAAGGAACTGTGAGGACTAAATACGGAACGAAAGATGAATTGAAGGAGATGATTGATGAACTTCACAAAAATAAGATTGCTGTATATCTGGATGTCGTTTTGAATCATAAAGCAGGTGGTGATTTTACGGAAAAGTTTATGGTGGTGGAAGTAGATCCTGGTCAAAGAAATAAAGCTTTGGGGAAACCTTATGAAATACAAGGATGGACCGGATATAGCTTTCATGGACGTAAAGATAAATATTCGGATTTTAAGTGGCATTATTATCATTTTTCCGGGACTGGATTTGATGATGCTCGAAAGCGAAGTGGTATATTTCAGATTCAAGGAGAAGGAAAAGCCTGGAGTGATGGTGTAGATGGAGAGAATGGCAATTACGATTTTCTTTTATGTAATGATATTGACCTAGATCACCCTGAGGTTGTCGCCGAACTGAATCGTTGGGGCAAATGGGTTTCAAATGAACTTGATCTTGATGGAATGCGTTTGGATGCAATTAAGCATATGAAAGATCAGTTCGTTGCACAGTTTCTGGATACGGTAAGAAGTGAGAGAGGTGATGACTTCTATGCTGTGGGAGAATATTGGAACGGTGACTTGGAAACATTGGATAATTATCTGGAAGCAGTAGGGCATAAAGTTAACTTGTTTGATGTTCCGTTACATTATAATATGTTTCAGGCATCACAAGAAGGAAAAGATTATGATTTGCGGAATATTCTGAAGAATACTTTAGTGGAGCACCATTGTGAACTTGCTGTGACTTTTGTTGATAATCATGATTCGCAGCATGGAAGTTCTTTGGAATCACAGGTTGAAGATTGGTTCAAGCCATTGGCGTATGGTCTTATTTTTATGATGAAGGATGGTTATCCCTGTTTGTTCTATGGTGATTATTATGGGATGAAAGGAGAGAAATCGCCACATACTAAAATTATAGATATTCTATTGAATGCAAGGAAAAAGTATGCGTATGGTGATCAAGTTGATTATTTCGACCATCCATCAACCGTAGGCTTTATTCGTACAGGAGATGGGGAACATGTTAATTCAGGCTTGGTATTTTTAATCTCGAATGATGAAGCGGGAAGTAAAACGATGTGTTTAGGGAAGGAACATGCAGGTGAAGTGTGGTGCGAAATTACCGGAAGTATTCCGGATGAAGTAACTTTGGATAAAGAAGGAAATGGAGAGTTCTCTGTGGATGCGCGTAATCTTGCTGTTTGGGTAAAAAAAGCATGA
- a CDS encoding manganese catalase family protein has product MFYHVKDLQFNARVSQPDPRFARVMLEAFGGANGELKSALQYFVQAFSCHNPYPDKYDMLMDIATEEFGHLEIVGATIQMLLGPVNGEMKDVLEDTPLRTMMGGKAGKEDLIHQAFTNPAFLVTAPGSPVLTDSNGNPWCATYVSANADLTVDLRSNMAGEARAKIGYENLIPLTDDPLVKETLTFLMTREVTHFQQFEAALETIQPNFPPGVFQTSPRYSNLYFNDSKGKEARGPWNEGKSTRLKEEWQYIENPLEEVRSTDGLLQRKPKGTKRTEKEVRQTDEKLAKERSSEILSHIPKGEMRWCEYGNAKNGNK; this is encoded by the coding sequence ATGTTTTACCATGTAAAAGATCTTCAGTTCAATGCCCGTGTATCACAGCCGGATCCTCGTTTTGCTCGTGTGATGCTTGAGGCATTCGGAGGGGCCAACGGTGAGTTGAAATCCGCTCTACAGTATTTTGTACAGGCATTCAGTTGCCATAACCCCTACCCTGACAAATATGACATGCTCATGGATATTGCCACTGAGGAGTTCGGCCATCTTGAAATCGTAGGTGCAACCATCCAGATGCTCCTCGGACCAGTAAACGGAGAAATGAAGGATGTATTGGAAGATACTCCTCTGCGTACCATGATGGGAGGAAAAGCAGGCAAAGAGGATCTTATCCACCAAGCCTTCACCAATCCTGCGTTTCTGGTAACAGCTCCCGGTAGTCCCGTGCTGACCGATAGCAACGGGAACCCATGGTGTGCCACCTATGTATCGGCCAATGCTGACCTGACAGTGGACCTCCGTTCCAACATGGCGGGTGAAGCACGTGCCAAGATAGGTTACGAAAACCTTATCCCACTTACGGATGACCCACTTGTAAAAGAAACGCTCACATTCCTTATGACTCGCGAAGTGACCCATTTTCAACAGTTTGAGGCCGCTCTGGAAACTATTCAGCCTAACTTTCCTCCGGGAGTATTCCAAACATCCCCCCGATACAGTAACCTTTATTTTAATGATTCCAAAGGAAAGGAAGCCCGCGGACCATGGAACGAAGGCAAAAGTACGAGGCTCAAAGAAGAATGGCAATATATTGAGAATCCACTGGAGGAAGTCAGAAGTACTGACGGACTACTTCAACGTAAACCTAAAGGCACCAAACGTACGGAAAAGGAAGTACGCCAGACAGATGAAAAACTAGCCAAGGAACGGAGCAGCGAGATACTCTCCCATATCCCTAAAGGAGAAATGCGTTGGTGTGAATATGGAAATGCTAAGAACGGAAACAAATAA
- a CDS encoding GlsB/YeaQ/YmgE family stress response membrane protein, whose translation MYFIWYIIIGIVAGLIAGKIMRGGGFGLLINLLVGIVGGVLGGWVFGLLGITTTGLLGSLFTSVIGAVLLLWIISFFRHPKRTDI comes from the coding sequence ATGTATTTTATTTGGTACATTATCATTGGAATCGTTGCCGGACTCATAGCCGGCAAGATTATGAGAGGAGGCGGTTTCGGACTTCTCATTAACCTACTCGTAGGTATTGTAGGTGGCGTATTGGGTGGCTGGGTATTCGGCTTGTTGGGAATTACTACCACAGGCCTTCTGGGTAGCCTTTTCACCTCTGTTATCGGTGCAGTTCTATTATTGTGGATCATATCCTTCTTTCGTCATCCCAAGAGAACTGATATTTAA